In the genome of Aridibaculum aurantiacum, one region contains:
- a CDS encoding eCIS core domain-containing protein produces the protein MTIVRIKENSWLAKMAARQLKANKVAMVLGSTIHLWEASKEEFLNNKKWVRHEVAHVKQYQRLGFVRFIFLYLIETFSKGYEHNSFEVDARKKERDVNVMQGVEFS, from the coding sequence ATGACTATAGTACGAATTAAGGAGAATTCGTGGCTGGCAAAAATGGCTGCCAGGCAACTTAAAGCAAACAAAGTGGCTATGGTTTTGGGTAGCACCATCCATTTGTGGGAGGCCTCTAAAGAAGAATTTTTAAATAATAAAAAGTGGGTACGGCACGAAGTGGCTCATGTAAAACAATACCAGCGCCTGGGCTTTGTTCGCTTCATTTTCCTATACCTTATTGAAACCTTCAGCAAAGGGTATGAGCATAACAGCTTTGAGGTAGATGCCCGCAAGAAGGAAAGGGATGTGAATGTGATGCAGGGAGTCGAGTTCAGTTAA
- the rsfS gene encoding ribosome silencing factor, whose translation MEPLEMLSNRKKNPATKINRNSKLFKTIIKAIQEKKGENIVSLDLRKIHEAVADFFIICEATNPQQLRAIGESVEEEVKKQCDELPYKHEGYQALQWILIDYVNIVVHVMLPEPRKFYGLEEMWSDAERMEHEG comes from the coding sequence TTGGAACCACTTGAAATGTTGTCGAACCGGAAAAAGAACCCGGCTACTAAGATCAACAGGAACTCAAAGCTTTTTAAGACAATCATAAAAGCCATACAGGAAAAAAAAGGTGAAAACATTGTTTCGCTCGACCTTCGTAAGATTCATGAAGCGGTAGCGGACTTTTTTATTATATGTGAGGCCACCAACCCGCAGCAACTACGTGCGATAGGTGAATCGGTAGAAGAAGAAGTGAAAAAACAATGTGATGAACTACCTTACAAGCATGAAGGTTACCAGGCACTACAATGGATACTAATTGATTATGTAAATATTGTAGTACATGTGATGCTACCCGAACCACGCAAATTCTATGGATTAGAAGAAATGTGGAGCGATGCTGAACGCATGGAACACGAAGGGTAA
- a CDS encoding biotin--[acetyl-CoA-carboxylase] ligase produces the protein MPPVTPIGTPLIQLDTVDSSNNYAMAQVQASLADHGTAWLAKHQTAGRGQRGKSWKDAPGENLAISIAVVPPGLQIAQQFYLSMLVALACHDFFLVHAPQYTCIKWPNDLYWKDRKAGGILIENVLQGAEWKFAIIGIGININQVSFDPSLPNPVSLKQLTGKTFDIVNLAKQLCGCLEARWRQLAEGNLAQILQDYNQRLYKSNELVRLKKDNAVIEAKVLGVNEQGELLIYTGSVTAIPFGSVEWILS, from the coding sequence TTGCCACCTGTAACTCCAATAGGCACACCGCTTATACAACTGGATACTGTTGATAGTTCCAACAACTATGCCATGGCACAGGTGCAAGCCTCTTTGGCAGACCATGGTACAGCATGGCTAGCAAAGCATCAAACGGCAGGCCGCGGCCAGCGCGGAAAATCTTGGAAAGATGCCCCAGGTGAGAACCTGGCCATTAGTATAGCCGTAGTACCCCCAGGTTTGCAAATAGCTCAACAATTTTATCTAAGCATGCTGGTGGCATTAGCCTGCCACGACTTTTTCCTGGTACATGCCCCACAATATACTTGCATTAAATGGCCGAACGACCTTTATTGGAAAGACAGAAAGGCAGGCGGAATTTTAATTGAGAACGTTTTGCAAGGCGCTGAGTGGAAGTTTGCCATTATCGGCATCGGGATAAATATCAACCAGGTTTCATTTGATCCTTCTTTACCAAACCCGGTTTCGCTGAAGCAACTGACCGGGAAAACGTTTGACATTGTTAATCTGGCCAAACAGCTTTGTGGTTGCCTGGAAGCACGATGGAGACAACTAGCAGAAGGTAACCTGGCTCAAATACTGCAGGATTATAACCAACGACTGTATAAAAGCAACGAACTGGTAAGGCTTAAAAAAGACAATGCAGTAATTGAAGCAAAAGTTCTCGGCGTGAACGAACAGGGTGAGCTACTTATTTACACCGGCAGTGTGACCGCTATCCCGTTCGGTTCCGTTGAATGGATCTTGAGTTAA
- a CDS encoding DUF885 domain-containing protein → MKLICIIILQLLLAPVALQAQQQKVHKQIAAVLDDIKNFREKEWKRDSALGFVLLSHNEEANARKYAFYKGANAKLKAINKDTLSFDDQVNLELLHHQVLDAVAEYEYQAYLNPILSDEGFHTGLPRRAAITIRNNRDAERYLKQLQDMPRFVNEYLQLMRKGVALGISQPAVILKGYENTYAQHIVDSVEKSVFWKPFVKKPATITDADWQKYQLAGRTAIEKDVLGAYKSIQQFFDKEYLPKTRKSLGASQFPKGRAYYEDRVRHYTTTNLTSEEVYQIGLKEVARIKAEMDAVMKQVNFKGSFKEFIEFLRTDPQFYPKTALELLKEASYIAKKVDGKLSSMFGKLPRQPYSVAPVPDYLAPTYTTGRYSGGTNEYWVNTYNLPSRTLYTLEALTLHEAVPGHHLQTALSRELDHLPDFRRSLYINAFGEGWGLYSEYLGHEMGFYQDPYSLFGRLTYDMWRACRLVIDVGVHTKGWTREQAVNYLADHTALSMHEVNTEINRYISWPGQALSYKIGEIKIKEMRKKAEEALKGDFDVRAFHDMVLSNGSVTLSILEKMTDRFIKQELDRVSERSKGENQK, encoded by the coding sequence ATGAAATTGATCTGCATAATTATTCTTCAGCTATTGCTGGCACCAGTAGCATTACAAGCTCAACAGCAAAAAGTACATAAGCAAATAGCTGCCGTTTTAGATGATATAAAAAATTTCAGGGAGAAGGAATGGAAGCGGGATAGTGCACTAGGGTTTGTACTCCTTTCTCACAATGAAGAGGCCAATGCGCGTAAATATGCTTTTTACAAAGGAGCTAATGCAAAGCTGAAGGCCATCAATAAAGACACTCTTTCTTTTGACGACCAGGTAAACCTGGAGCTACTGCACCACCAGGTACTGGATGCTGTTGCTGAATACGAGTACCAGGCTTACCTAAACCCGATTTTATCTGATGAAGGTTTTCATACCGGGCTGCCACGACGTGCCGCCATCACTATCCGCAACAACAGGGATGCAGAGCGGTACCTGAAGCAGCTACAGGATATGCCGCGCTTTGTAAATGAGTACCTGCAACTGATGCGGAAGGGTGTGGCATTAGGTATCAGTCAGCCTGCTGTTATTTTAAAAGGTTATGAAAATACCTATGCCCAACATATAGTAGACAGTGTAGAAAAATCTGTTTTCTGGAAGCCATTTGTAAAGAAGCCTGCAACTATAACTGATGCTGACTGGCAGAAATACCAATTAGCAGGCAGAACTGCAATAGAAAAAGATGTGTTAGGAGCGTACAAGAGTATCCAGCAGTTTTTTGATAAAGAATATTTACCAAAGACAAGGAAGTCGCTCGGTGCATCTCAATTCCCTAAGGGTAGAGCATATTACGAGGATCGGGTTCGCCATTATACAACAACCAATCTTACCTCAGAAGAAGTTTACCAAATAGGTTTGAAGGAAGTAGCAAGGATTAAAGCAGAGATGGATGCAGTAATGAAGCAGGTTAATTTCAAAGGCAGCTTCAAGGAGTTCATAGAGTTTCTTCGCACCGACCCGCAGTTTTACCCTAAGACTGCGCTGGAGCTTTTGAAAGAAGCTTCCTACATAGCTAAGAAGGTGGATGGTAAGCTTTCATCAATGTTTGGGAAATTGCCCCGCCAGCCATATTCCGTGGCTCCCGTTCCGGATTACCTGGCGCCAACCTATACTACCGGCCGCTACTCCGGCGGAACCAATGAGTACTGGGTGAATACTTACAATCTACCAAGTCGTACATTATATACACTAGAAGCTCTTACGCTGCATGAGGCGGTACCAGGCCATCACCTGCAGACTGCTCTTTCTCGTGAGTTGGATCACCTGCCCGACTTCAGGCGCAGCTTGTACATCAACGCCTTTGGTGAAGGGTGGGGTTTGTACAGCGAATACCTTGGTCATGAGATGGGCTTTTACCAGGATCCATATAGCTTGTTTGGCCGGTTGACATACGATATGTGGCGTGCCTGCAGGCTGGTAATAGATGTAGGTGTTCACACCAAAGGATGGACACGGGAACAGGCGGTAAATTACCTGGCTGATCACACTGCATTATCTATGCATGAGGTGAATACAGAGATCAACAGGTATATATCATGGCCGGGCCAGGCACTTTCGTATAAAATTGGCGAGATCAAAATAAAGGAGATGCGCAAAAAAGCAGAGGAGGCATTGAAAGGAGACTTTGATGTGCGTGCTTTTCACGATATGGTACTTTCAAATGGATCGGTGACTTTATCAATACTGGAAAAAATGACCGACAGGTTCATAAAGCAAGAGCTGGATAGGGTAAGTGAAAGGTCAAAAGGTGAAAACCAAAAGTAA
- a CDS encoding LutC/YkgG family protein has translation MKVTSAKENILKKIRQALANPVPVPFPQSEGVNSVFQPLEKEIEVEFAENFTSLQGKFSFCADERELAGQLVEFVKARPASKIFCNEPAVVQTLQQNGFDHFNSTDLSSCTAAITTCELLIARTGSILLSSALASGRTASVYAPVHICIAYTDQLVYDIRHGLQIMKEKYGGSLPSLISLATGPSRTADIEKTLVVGVHGPKEVYVFLVDRS, from the coding sequence ATGAAAGTAACTTCAGCAAAAGAAAACATACTGAAGAAAATAAGACAGGCACTGGCGAACCCAGTGCCTGTTCCCTTTCCGCAAAGTGAGGGAGTTAATAGTGTATTTCAGCCCCTGGAAAAGGAGATAGAGGTGGAGTTTGCTGAGAACTTCACCAGCCTGCAAGGAAAATTCTCTTTTTGTGCTGATGAGCGTGAGTTGGCGGGGCAGTTGGTTGAGTTTGTAAAAGCCAGGCCTGCATCTAAAATCTTTTGTAATGAACCTGCGGTGGTTCAAACTCTTCAGCAAAATGGTTTTGACCATTTCAACTCAACTGACCTCAGCAGCTGCACTGCTGCAATAACCACCTGCGAATTACTCATTGCCCGTACCGGCAGCATCTTATTATCTTCTGCCCTGGCAAGTGGACGAACTGCAAGTGTATATGCACCGGTGCATATCTGCATAGCATATACCGACCAGTTGGTGTACGATATCAGGCATGGACTGCAGATCATGAAAGAGAAATATGGAGGATCATTGCCATCACTGATCAGCCTGGCCACAGGTCCCAGCCGTACTGCCGATATAGAAAAAACGCTGGTTGTAGGCGTGCATGGCCCAAAAGAGGTTTACGTATTCCTGGTCGACAGGTCGTAA
- the bcp gene encoding thioredoxin-dependent thiol peroxidase has translation MAVKEGGKAPAFKGVDQDGKTISLADYKGKKVVMFFYPRDNTPTCTVQACNLRDNFGLLQQEGFHVIGISTDSVKSHKKFEQKFSLPFPLIADEDLVIVQKYDVWGEKKFMGKTFDGIHRTTFIIDEEGKIRKIIKKPNTKDHAQEIITAWNDSLGG, from the coding sequence ATGGCAGTAAAAGAAGGCGGTAAAGCTCCGGCATTTAAAGGCGTAGACCAGGATGGAAAAACTATTTCTCTTGCAGATTATAAAGGAAAGAAGGTGGTAATGTTTTTTTACCCTCGCGACAATACACCCACCTGTACTGTTCAGGCATGTAACCTGCGCGACAATTTTGGGCTGCTACAGCAAGAAGGTTTCCACGTTATTGGCATTAGCACCGATAGCGTTAAAAGCCATAAAAAATTTGAGCAAAAGTTCAGTTTGCCTTTTCCCCTTATAGCCGATGAAGACCTTGTTATTGTTCAAAAATATGATGTGTGGGGTGAGAAGAAGTTCATGGGTAAGACCTTTGATGGCATCCATCGCACCACTTTCATCATAGATGAAGAAGGTAAAATCAGGAAGATCATTAAGAAGCCAAACACAAAAGATCACGCACAGGAAATAATAACAGCGTGGAATGATTCATTAGGCGGTTGA
- the ftsH gene encoding ATP-dependent zinc metalloprotease FtsH — protein MAQDDKKPRDIRNIPGIPSGDDKPSRKGPKFSIYWIYAIIAVVLIGAQFFNMTPDAVRTTELEFRQQMLAKGDVEKLDLVKNKELVRVYVKKEALSKPFYSQKIKRPSTGVARGPHFEFSVTDWESFNAAQTKFYNDPTANPLQIQQVPENVINEGEWFGPVANTLVTILLFVGLWVLLMRKMGGPAGGGGPGGIFNIGKSKATLFEKGTRVNINFGDVAGLDEAKVEVMEIVDFLKNPKKYTALGGKIPKGALLVGPPGTGKTLLAKAMAGEAQVPFFSLSGSDFVEMFVGVGASRVRDLFKQAREKAPCIIFIDEIDAIGRARGRNAIMSNDERENTLNQLLVEMDGFGTDIGIIILAATNRPDVLDTALLRPGRFDRQISIDRPDVKGREAIFKVHLKPIKISETLDIHKLAEQTPGFAGADIANVCNEAALIAARKDKQAVDMSDFQDAIDRVIGGLEKKNKIILPEEKEIIAYHEAGHAICGWFLEHAYPLLKVTIVPRGTAALGYAQYTPKEQYLYNTDQLFDQICMTLGGRAAEQIFFGKISTGASNDLQQITKMAYSMVTVYGMNDRVGNISFYDPQADNSFTKPYSEETGKIIDDEVRKLIASAYESTIRLLTEKRNEVEILAKELLEKEVLFQSDVEKLIGKRPYDDKKLLDVAHQEQNSELSAPPEKTVIDATSTELP, from the coding sequence ATGGCACAAGACGATAAAAAACCTAGAGATATCAGAAACATCCCAGGTATCCCATCAGGCGATGACAAACCATCGCGGAAGGGACCAAAGTTTAGCATATACTGGATCTATGCGATCATTGCTGTGGTTCTGATAGGAGCCCAGTTTTTTAATATGACACCCGACGCGGTCAGGACTACAGAGCTTGAATTCAGGCAGCAGATGCTTGCTAAAGGCGATGTAGAAAAACTTGATCTTGTAAAAAACAAGGAACTTGTTCGTGTCTACGTTAAAAAAGAAGCATTATCCAAACCATTCTATTCACAGAAAATAAAGCGACCATCTACCGGCGTTGCCCGTGGACCGCATTTCGAATTTTCTGTAACAGACTGGGAAAGTTTTAATGCTGCACAGACCAAGTTTTACAATGATCCTACGGCTAATCCACTGCAGATACAGCAGGTACCGGAGAATGTAATTAACGAAGGCGAATGGTTTGGACCAGTAGCCAACACATTAGTTACCATCTTGCTTTTTGTGGGTCTTTGGGTATTGCTAATGCGTAAAATGGGTGGCCCTGCCGGTGGTGGTGGACCAGGCGGTATCTTCAATATCGGTAAATCGAAAGCTACTTTATTTGAAAAAGGTACACGTGTAAACATAAATTTTGGTGATGTAGCCGGTTTGGACGAAGCCAAAGTTGAGGTAATGGAGATCGTGGACTTTTTGAAGAACCCAAAGAAATATACTGCGCTCGGTGGTAAAATTCCAAAGGGTGCTCTGTTGGTAGGCCCTCCGGGTACTGGTAAAACCTTACTGGCAAAAGCCATGGCAGGTGAAGCACAGGTGCCTTTCTTTAGCCTTAGCGGTAGCGATTTCGTAGAAATGTTTGTGGGTGTGGGTGCAAGCCGTGTTCGCGACCTGTTCAAGCAAGCTCGTGAAAAAGCACCATGTATCATTTTCATTGATGAGATAGATGCAATCGGTCGTGCTCGTGGCAGAAATGCAATAATGAGTAACGATGAGCGTGAGAATACCCTGAACCAGTTGCTGGTTGAGATGGATGGATTTGGAACGGACATTGGCATTATCATACTAGCGGCAACCAACAGGCCGGATGTACTGGATACAGCTTTACTTCGCCCGGGTCGTTTTGACAGGCAGATCTCTATTGATCGCCCGGATGTAAAAGGACGTGAAGCTATTTTCAAAGTGCACCTGAAGCCGATAAAGATCTCAGAAACTTTAGATATTCATAAGCTGGCTGAGCAGACACCTGGTTTCGCGGGTGCTGATATTGCTAACGTTTGTAACGAAGCTGCTTTGATTGCAGCCCGTAAAGACAAGCAAGCTGTTGATATGAGCGATTTCCAGGATGCTATTGATCGTGTTATCGGTGGTTTGGAGAAGAAGAACAAGATCATTCTTCCTGAAGAGAAAGAGATCATTGCTTACCACGAAGCCGGACATGCTATCTGTGGTTGGTTCCTTGAGCATGCTTACCCGCTGCTTAAAGTTACCATTGTACCACGTGGTACAGCAGCTTTAGGCTACGCCCAGTATACTCCAAAAGAGCAATATCTATATAATACAGATCAACTGTTCGACCAGATATGTATGACCCTTGGTGGACGTGCGGCAGAACAGATCTTCTTCGGTAAAATATCTACCGGTGCAAGTAATGACCTGCAGCAGATCACCAAAATGGCTTACTCTATGGTTACTGTTTATGGTATGAATGATCGTGTAGGTAACATCAGCTTCTACGATCCACAGGCAGATAATTCTTTCACCAAACCATACAGCGAGGAAACAGGTAAAATAATAGATGATGAAGTAAGAAAGCTGATTGCTTCTGCTTACGAGTCTACCATTCGCCTACTTACTGAAAAGCGCAATGAAGTTGAGATACTGGCAAAAGAACTTCTTGAAAAAGAAGTATTATTCCAGAGTGATGTAGAAAAGCTAATTGGTAAAAGGCCTTACGACGATAAGAAACTACTGGATGTAGCACACCAGGAACAGAATAGTGAACTTAGCGCTCCACCTGAAAAAACGGTGATAGATGCTACTTCAACAGAATTACCATGA
- a CDS encoding gamma-glutamylcyclotransferase family protein, which produces MENAVTQIFVYGSLRSGFKHPAYDYVSKYFTFISNAKVRGCLYDMGSFPAALPCEDDSFIIGELYDLKEDADFSWAIEQLDEYEGVNPEEGETAMYRRDVTEVFYNDTSTTAYIYWFNGDVTGNPIIASGDVLQFIQQKSKL; this is translated from the coding sequence ATGGAAAATGCAGTTACTCAAATCTTTGTATATGGTTCATTGCGCAGTGGCTTCAAGCATCCTGCTTATGACTACGTAAGTAAATACTTCACCTTTATTAGCAATGCTAAAGTGAGGGGTTGCCTGTACGACATGGGTAGTTTTCCTGCTGCCTTGCCTTGTGAAGATGATTCTTTCATCATTGGAGAGCTGTATGACCTGAAGGAAGATGCTGATTTTTCGTGGGCTATCGAACAGCTGGACGAATACGAAGGTGTGAATCCTGAAGAGGGGGAAACAGCAATGTATCGTAGAGACGTAACAGAAGTTTTTTATAACGACACTTCTACAACAGCTTATATCTATTGGTTCAACGGAGATGTTACCGGGAATCCCATCATAGCTTCAGGAGATGTGCTGCAGTTTATACAACAAAAGAGTAAGCTGTAA
- a CDS encoding UDP-2,3-diacylglucosamine diphosphatase: MQLPVGKKVYFLSDFHLGTPGHAASLQREKKIVAFLNEIQETAAAIFIVGDMFDFWFEYKHVVPKGYVRILGKLAELTDAGIPVHFFVGNHDMWMRGYFENELNIPVYHEPKVFHFNDKKFFVGHGDGLGPGDHGYKMLKSVFRNRFCQWLFGLLHPSWGIGLANYSSRSSRKKTGASDEHFLGDDKEWLIIFSREMLAKEHIDYFIFGHRHLPLNHPLTDTSRYINLGDWIRYFTYAEFDGNDVELKYWEK, encoded by the coding sequence ATGCAATTGCCTGTTGGTAAAAAAGTTTATTTCCTTTCCGATTTTCATCTTGGTACCCCTGGCCATGCTGCTAGTCTTCAACGCGAAAAGAAAATTGTAGCATTCCTTAATGAGATACAAGAAACAGCCGCTGCAATATTTATAGTAGGCGACATGTTTGACTTTTGGTTTGAGTACAAACATGTAGTACCAAAAGGTTATGTGCGCATACTGGGAAAGCTAGCTGAACTTACCGATGCCGGTATTCCAGTTCATTTCTTTGTTGGCAACCACGACATGTGGATGCGTGGTTACTTCGAGAACGAATTGAATATTCCGGTTTACCACGAGCCAAAGGTTTTCCACTTCAATGATAAGAAGTTTTTTGTTGGTCATGGCGATGGACTCGGTCCCGGTGATCATGGTTATAAAATGCTTAAATCAGTTTTCCGGAACAGGTTTTGCCAATGGTTGTTCGGATTATTGCATCCATCGTGGGGTATAGGCCTGGCTAATTATTCCAGTAGGTCGAGCAGGAAAAAGACTGGTGCCTCCGATGAGCATTTTTTAGGCGATGATAAAGAATGGCTGATCATTTTTAGCCGTGAAATGTTGGCTAAAGAACATATTGATTATTTCATTTTCGGTCATCGGCATCTTCCTCTCAACCATCCACTAACCGACACCAGCAGGTACATAAACCTAGGAGACTGGATCCGGTATTTTACCTACGCTGAATTTGATGGAAATGATGTTGAGCTGAAATATTGGGAGAAGTAA